The nucleotide sequence TATTTATTGTTATAAATGAGAATGGGAAAGGATTAGGTTAAGTTTAAGGGCGCCTCTGGAAGTTTCTGGCGGTATCATCTTAAAGAGAGTGCAAGAGAGCCAGAGAGGTGTCCTCCTCGTAGGAATAAAACAAAAAGCTTTCTATAGAAATTATTACATGTGTCGGCCTATCCCTTCCGTATTTTTTTTACGATCCATTCAAGTTTTAACCTAAATTTGAGTCCGCGGAAGATCCACAGTCTGTTTTTTCTCACGAGGTTTTGAGCTGAGATCGGTGTTAGGTTGATATGAATCTACTCAAATAGATTGTTTAATTCATAAATCTTGTAAAAAATTGAGTCCAATCTTACAAGATTTTTTAAGCAGATCTATCGGTACTCTTAATGACCCTTCTATATCTAATTATTGCACATGCTCCATCTATTAAAGTAAGAGAATTAGCCATTGCCCTCTATTCTGAATCACCCAAGAAATGTAGCATCAAGATTTGATTACCCACGGGTGGTGGCTGGAGAGTTTGggttgaaaaagcaaaacaagtagTTGGGAGTCCGTTTCAGTATTTATGCaccaatatttatatatatattttttaaagtaggTATTTTATATATTACGTGTGTGAATACAttcaataaagtcagaaaacaaaagACCGTGAAGTATCCGAAACAACTCTCCTTCTCTGACTCACATGGTACTTTCAAACTTCAGCATGGTGCAGGTAACGGGCGACTGTCAGTTATTCAACATTTCGATCCCCGGGACAGAGCTGAAGGCTGCCCGGCAGGACTTCGATATGTGCGGCAAGTATTATAGGCTAGCTCAATTATCCTGAAGAGGTGCCAACTTGGATCATCCCTTATTTCGAGATATCTGGATAATGGTAAGAGATGGACGGACCTTTCATAGAGGCTAACGAAGCTGCGAATTGAGTGGCTACCTATGTCACAGgccattccttttttttttttttttttccggtggCTTGATATTTGCTTTCTTCGGGCTCTGAGAATTCGTATGATCAAAAGATTGACGCGCTGcatgattttttaaaattaaatgctGATACCCCACATAACATGCCTTGTAACGAAAGTTGACGGTCAATATTACATGCCCATCACGAGGAGCAACTGGTCCTTTGGGCCCTGAATTAAAGATGAACAGTAATACTACTAATATATTTTGTTTGTCTGCAAGATTCACGGTGGAGATGCTGCGGAGCTCGTGAAGACCGCAGTTATGAGCTCCAATGGTTTGATGGTGACGTCTCTTTCTAATTAAGCAGTAATGCGAGGGGCTTGTCGCGTAGCCACATATATACGTTCGGCTCCATTGACACGTTGTGAGGTGGATCGTGGACACCTCAAGGACCTAAGAATGGAATGCCACCTAAGTACGACCGACATCATCACCTCATTGATGGGGCAAACTCTGCAAAAATAGCACGCCACATCAATCCGAATTATACCGCACAGAGGTACGGTATCATATAGGCTCGATGCcagaatattaaaaaaaaatataccgtATTATATTGATAGTATACTAATATGATACTAGTATAGAATACGGCAAATTTTATCCGCAAATAATACCAAGATGTATAGTTACTTTCTCCATAGATTCTCTGGACACAATGTCTCCTATCCATTTAGGATTCTTCATGGGATGACAAATGTTTGAATTATTTAGTTGATGACTTACGTATGACTCTACGTTATGATCGGGAAAATGGAAAAGAGGGGTTTACGTGCGGCCAAAATGTGCTACTGATAATCACATCTAACCATTTTCGAACTGCCATCTAGACCCATTTAAGTTTGAAGGTGAGCCATGATAAATTAGTTTGTCTCATTAAATATGATTGGTCAAGTTTGTGGACTATTGGATAGCAACTTTCATCGGTCTGAAAACACTCCAATCTTCTGTTGAAAATGATGGTATCACTGAAATCACACTAGCCCAAAACCATCAACCACagtacgaaaaaaaaaaatccatatatGTTACACCCCAAACTCAGCACCCGAATCTGGAATATGACACGGCCGCATACACCCTAAGGCAAGGCCTCAGAATATATGCAAGATTTTGAAAATCTATCACAACTTCAATATCCATAATAAAAAATGATTTCATTTCATAACGAACAATAAAATTGGtccaattataaaatttaatcatccaaTCAGTACCGATGATACTCTATTTAATCATTCCCTCCACCTTTAATCTCAATCATAGTCAAATATTATGCAAACTGCAACTCTGAAAAAGAGTAAAAAGAAGACGTTGTGAGTTTTATAGCCAGTAAGAATTCCAAACTGCTGCAccataagtaataaaaaaataatcaattaacaataccaaataaataaatatcataTCAATAGTCGGATAAACACATAAACAACATGCATATAAGTTTTCattaccatatatatatatatatatatatatatatatatatatatatatatatatttagattttttttattttttagttttgAACTAAATCAAAATTATAACTCAATTCAAAACTGATATCGTACCATGTTATAGTCTGTGATGGTAGGGCTACACTTGAAGAACGCTATCCGTATACGGACGACATGCATCTCCTTCTGGATGTCGGTGGGATTACATATTTCTCAGGGCAAATGGAGCTCTCTACCACCGTCATTTGCCTTGGGCCGCCCCTTTACGCCATGCGCCCAAGGagcacacttttttttttcaccttCACTAAGCAGCGAGTTTGAGGTGCAGCTAGCTTGGGTTCATTACATTGCTGAATTTGTGTTTTCGATGAAGTGCGGATGCAGCATATTTTGGTTTTTGAGATTGGTATTCACTATCCTGCAATTTGACGGTGCCGTAGATAAAAAATTATCAAGGAGCAGCATGCGAATTTCGAAGTAAGATTTTTTTTGGCACAAGCTCGACAGCCATGTCGGGATTGTAGTCTATAAATCTAAACTTAGTTTTCTATGAAAATCATTCAGTCTCGTTAAATTCATGGAACCATTATTTTAACCAGCATCTTTATCTTACTGCTCCTCTTTTGAGCGAATGAGTTGGTTGTACATCCATTTTGATTCAGAGTAGAAGTGCAAATGGATCGAATCGGATCGGGGTcacttgatttttttatttggatcctaattttggacccagacccaatccagttgaagatcgggtctgGTCTGGTCCGGGTTCAAGTTAGGTccgggtcgggttcgggtccggatCGGGTCCGGATTGGATCCGAGTCTGAGTTGAATCCAAATCAGATGTTACTATTTTCTTTGTGCTTTTGagaaagaatttgggcaaatctaatttggtcattatgaggtgctgggtgacccatgacttgaaagacttgcaattgacctccagtcggaatagatgacccatgacttaccACCTAAGTcgatctacaagccaaatttcatatcacactattttttatccatatgactaattggacggaacttggtgtctccctgcGCCCCTCTCaggttccaaaatccaattcctttGCAGAAAAcgggcacatgacccatatttagttcagtgttccctcactttctcccttcaaaagttaaaagaaacaaaaaaaaaccagctaccgagacaccagaggtatcaacagtgtaatagatcgagagacaatcctgacgggccgaggttcctttggattctgtgaacctataTGCTTGTTGCCATCCTTCCACGCTTAAACCATACTCCCCTCaggcttttccttctttttttttttttttttttttttttgcttcttcttcttgttttttttttttttttggtacaaagctTTTCCTTCTCATTGGCTAGCATTTCCCATCCATTAGAGAATAATAAGGCCATGGGAGCAAGCTAACAGGCTCCTAAGAAATCCATATCTACTTCTTGTCTGCCTTGGAAACCCGccataaattcacttaaaaacaaCCAATGGTACCACGAcccgcacacacacacaaaaaaaaaaaaagaagagattcttttttgctttttccCCGCTATGTTCCGTTcaggtcggatcggatcggatccgTTCGGTAAACATAGATTCGATCCAAAAAATGAtctgggtccaattttaggatccaACTCGGACccacgggtcctaaaattcgaatCGGATCGGATCTACACTGATCGGTTGGGTCAGGTcacgggtcaacccaacccatttgcagcgtTAATTCAGAATATGTTTTAGAACCAAAGTCGTGGTACAGCTCTTCTCCCTCATCTTACGACATAAAAGTTCTACTTCCTCTTTCTCGGTACAATTGATTAATAAGAAATGACAATGGGTGATTAATGAGTTGGCAAACAACATCAAGGCAGATACAAAATAGGTTCAAAAAATCTCTCCAAAATGATGAGCAGCAAAGGAAGCGATTCAATCAGCAACTCAATTTGTCTTTCGGAATATATACACGATCTGATAGGTATTACACTCTCTCAGCAATCTTCGAATGTCATCTAAATAGGTGTTCGGACATTTTTAATCTCTCATGTAGAATCCACTCACTCAGAGTCACCGCACCTCTcggggtagttctaaatacacccccctattgctcaggacaccccccaaaaattaaaaaaaatacccaaactaacctttagtgtaattaccatattgcccttgaaattttctcagtacaccccccttcctcctcctccgtttcgtgctccgttcggcactggatcgccgaacaaaatgcttctgttcggctgaacggtgccgaacagaaggcttctgttcggcgatccagtgccgaaccgaaggcttctgttcggcaaccctcaaccgagcagaatccttctgttcggcggaggggaggggaggaggggtaggagggtggggaggaggcggcggaggggggaggggtaggaggggtagttggaggagggggaggtggaggaggaggaggaggagggggaggtggaggagaagggggaggaggggtaggaggaggaggaggaatgggAGCAGGGAGGAatagggggtggaggaggaggcaaaGAAGGGGGAGAAGGCGGAGGGGGATGCAGAGTAagaggggatggggatggggggcggaggtagaggggtggaggagtaggaggagggaggagggaggaggaggaggagggtgaataggcggaggaggaggggagagggatgagggggaggcagaggtgggcgggaagagggggagggggaggaggaggatgaggaggggggaggaggaggaggcagaggcggggcggaggaggaggggagagggatgagggggaggcagaggtgggcgggaagagggggagggggaggaggaggatgaggaggggggaggaggaggaggcagaggcggggggtggggagggtgggggtaatttagaaatttttaattttttaggggtgtccttagcaaatgggggggtgtagagagtatttaatttttttttaatttttggggggtgtcctgagcaatagggggggtgtatttagaactacccgaCCTCTCGGCCCTCAACTCTTTTTGTCTCTCTCTAATGCCCTTCGGTCCTTACCTCTCGTGCAGGCTGCGCCAATCCCTGCCTCCCACCCAAGTTTTTAGTTTTCATTGCCCTCTATTCCCCTTCATCTCTCACCATTGTTAGTGCTTGGTTTCCATGGACAGACAGCTAGGTAGCCACCAATATCCTCTCCCTATCAGAatcctacaaaaatatatttagtctCGCATTCATTACGTATTAGATATATCCTCattacttatataggatcaccATTGTCCCAAGTCCGAATCCCCCAATGTATTTCGAGTGCGGCGTCGTGGGCGCGTCGCACCCCTTCTCCAATCCCTCGACCGCACCaagctccccctcctcctccgccgccgggaACCCCACCCCTTCTTCTCTAAGTCGGAGCTCCGCCACCTCGTCCACTGGAAGCTCTCTAGAGGAAAAGCACTTGTTCGACAAAATGTCGCAGAGACTCTATTGCCTTTTTATATACGTTATGCCTAGATGTAGATGACCTTGAGCTTGGCTTCGGGAGGCCACCTTCACTATGTTGCTTACAAATCAGTAAGTTTTGATAATGATGGGGATTGAGTGTAGATGGGGATTGTTTTGCAGGAATTGAGTGTAGATGGGGATTGTTTCGCCCCATCAGATGTTGAAAGGGGCGTTGTGGAGCTCAGCTGTGCGCTGCATGTTGTCAACTTCAATCAAACAATGATCCAAAGACTCAGCACCAAGAGAAGTGTCAAATGAGAAAGGAAAATATTGAGGCAAGTCTGGGTCGATAGCTTCTATTATTTCAAGGTTGCATGGTTTTGAAATTCAGTAATGATCACCAATGTAATGATTGTGCTTTTGTGAAAGCTCGTCTATATCGAATCAATAGAGTTTTGATGTAACGCTTCTTAGTGAGCTGATACAGGCTCTGTAATGAAAGTCCATCATCTATTGGGCTGGGATTTGGGTGCTCATTACAGTTTTTAGCACAAAAAGAACCCCAATGTTAGGCTCCATGGCTTCAATAAGAGTCCAAATTGCAACTGGATCCAGAACatcacaaataatatttttgttttcttcaaaacaaaaattgagAACCTGGCTTGTGTCTGTAACTTCTCCCCATTAATTATTATCTATCTATTTGCCTAAAAGTCTCTTCCACTCCTATGCTTAATATTAGGTGGTCATATTATTAGCAAAAGGCAGTCTTTTTTTTAGTACTTATCATGCGAACTTCGGTCTCATGCAAGATTCGTCGTCTCGGTATTGGACTCTGTACCGGTATcacactagcacagtatcgATACGGTACATACAGAATTTTTTTAGTGTACCGAGTATCAGTATACCATCCGTATTGGATATCAATAACGAAGTAGCTTGTACCATTCTGATTCGGATTGGTATAGCATATCATATCATGGTCTCAGGGCTTAAAAGATCATAGTATGTCTAGTTGTTTATATCTGtatatttttgtatattttttaagtaaaaGACATGATAGTACATCACCATTGTCTGCATGGATGGAAGCTACCTACCATGGCTAACAGGTCATGACACCTATACTTTCCAACGACTGGCACAAAACAAGATGCATTTGATTGTTCTTATGTAGATCTAAtaattctttttcttgctcttcCTGAAAGAATAATTAGTTTCCAACAACCTTCTTATCATATCCGATGTATTCTTTTTTTAATGTCACACAATGACGCTAATTTACAATTGTTTTACAACAGAGAAGCCATGGAGAGGGTCCGAACTTGCACCGGGCGATCCGTCCAACGTCAAGAAAAGCTCGAAGCTAAGCTACCTTCGCGCTGGAACATGCACCTTCGCGTCCGAAGCTCCGCCTGTATCTACGTGTACATCCTCCATTGGTTGCTTACCCCTGAAACACCGCCGTTCCATGGGCCGGCCCGCTCCTCCGGGCGCTTATGTACCTCGCCTCTCTCTCACGTAGGGAAACCGAGAGGGTCCCCaaagtaaataaataataacaaaATAGAATAAGAGTCTGGAAATGACGGTCCTGCCCCTCGCCCGCGACGGCAGGAAGCCCCGCCGGCCAAGCCGCGCCCCGCTCCTCCCCAAGCTCGGCGGAGGCCACGAGGGCGCTGATGCCGCCGGCGAAGGCGGGTTCGATGGCGCCTCCTTCTCCGGCGCCGTCTTCAACCTCTCCACCACCGTCGTGGGCGCGGGGATCATGGCCCTCCCGGCCGCCGTCAAGGTGCTCGGCCTCGTCCCGGGCCTCGCCATGATCGTCCTCGGCGCCCTCCTCACCGAGGCCTCCATCGACATGATCCTCCGCGCCGGCCGGCCGCCGTCGGGCCCCCGGGCCACCTCCTACGCCGCCGTCGTCGGCGACGCCTTCGGCAGCGCCGGTCGGGCCCTCCTCCAAACCTGCGTCGTCGTCAACAACCTCGGCATGCTCATCGTCTACATGATCATCATCGGTATCCATCCACATCCATCTCCTTCTGCTGTTTCAAATTGCCGATTGATCTCCGGCGATGGTACATCCGGCTTCTGGTGTACCAGCGTTGCCTTCCTTTCGTCTTGTGTGGTGGATTAACGGCGGGGACTGGATGGTACAGGGGACGTGTTATCCGGGACGTCACCATCGGACGGCGGAGATCACCACACGGGCGTGCTGGAGGGGTGGTTCGGCCGGCACTGGTGGACCGCTCGCTCCTTCGTGCTGCTCGCCACCACCCTCTTGGTCTTCGCCCCTCTCATCTCCTTCAAGCGCGTGGGTGAGTGCTTTGAAGCTCGTGCGGATGCTTTGAGAGCCGTGCATGGTGCCATCAGGTTCTTCGTCTGACCCTCTGAATTGGTGCAGATTCGCTGCGGTACACGTCGGCGCTGTCGGTGGCGCTGGCGCTAGTCTTTGTGGTCGTCACCGCGGGGATCGCCGTCGTCAAGTTGATGGATGGCAGCGCCGGCCTGCCGAGACTGCTCCCGGAAATTCTGAACCAGGCTTCTTTCTGGAAGCTCTTCACCACCGTGCCGATTCTGGTCACTGCTTACATCTGCCAGTACAGTGGTAAGTGAAGAACAGCAACACATCCCAATGAATGGCTTTTCTTTCAATACTCTGCGAATTATGAATGTAAATATTCGTGAACGGCTGTGCTGCCATTACCAATCACTCGTTCGAGTTAATCCACAAAAATGAATGGCTGTGTTGCTATCTCTGTGCATTGacatatatatgaatataattCTTCCAAGAAACTACTGAAAGCAGTTTTATAAAACAATGAATAATAATACAGGTTGTGATACGTAACTGGTGGTAGCTAGTTGCTCAAGTTAATAAACTGAAGTCACGTTTGCTGGGTTAAACTTCTTTAgaggcaaagaaaaaaaaaagaaaaaagaagggaggTTGCAAAAGGTGGTAAACCGCAGCATCGTTTCTAGCTTGAGGAGGTCCTGCATTGGTGGAGCCGACTTCTCTTATCCCGAACTCGAGATAGCCTCAAGAGCTGTAGTTTCTTCACTGTTCAGATCTTCTTTTTGTTCTGCTGGATGGTCCTCCGTTTTGTCTATTTGCTAGTCCTAATTATTCTGGGTCGTCATGGTCCATACTTTGTATATTGTCCTACCCTTCTGAAGGGTCCTTTAATTTGcttgcatttcattactttgctTACGTTCCGAATTGTTCTCCATGCTGAATCTGTTCGCCATTGTTCATTGAATTAATCGTGCCTTGTTGATTTCTCCGCTGCTTCAGTGCACCCGATTGAGAATGAGCTCAAGGACCCAAGCCAGATGAAGTCCATAACTCGTGCCACAATGTGTCTGTGCTCGACCGTGTATGTGGCTACAAGCCTGTTTGGATTCATGTTGTTTGGGGAGGAAACAATGGACGACGTTCTGGCCAACTTTGACGCAGACCTGGGCTTCCCCACCTATGGTGCCCTCCTCAGTGGCATAGTGAGGGTGAGCTATGTGTTGCACCTGATGCTGGTGTTTCCCATCATCTTCTACTCCCTTCGCCTCAACCTTGATGGCCTCCTCTTCCCACTGGCCATCCCCCTCACCTATGATGGGCAGAGATTTGCTGCCATCACAGTGGGGCTGATGGGAGCAGTGTTTTGCGGTGCTAACTTCGTGCCCAGCATATGGGATGCGTTTCAGTTCACAGGCGCAACTGCGGCGGTGGCCATCGGCTTCATCTTCCCTGCAGCTGTTGCACTCAGGTAAATTTTGAGTAACGCCATATTGCATTTACATGTTATCTGAACTGTCATCTGAACATGAATATTTTATAGACGTGATGAAATCTGAATGAAATGGCCCAATAATAGCCGTCGTGATATCATTTTTCAGAGGAAAAAGATGTTGTAACATTATCTCCATCATCTCGGACTGTTTTACAAAGTATATGAATGCCTGTAAATGCTGGCAGGGATGTTTATGAAGTCATGACGAGGAAGGACAAGGTTTTGGCGTGCTTCATGATACTATTGGCGGTTTCTTCCAGCACTATCGCCATATCCAGCGACATCTATGGTATCTTTACAAATGAAAGCGGCAGCTAATGTGATGACTCTATCCCTGGCTTTCTTCTCGGTGCTCGTGGCAGCTTGCAACGATTCACCTAGGAATTACGAGTGATTTCTTCGGGGATACTTCCATGCGTGTATTGTGTGGGTGTTCCCTGATTCTTTCCTTCTGCTGTGTTGTAAATCCTCTACTTGAGAAGTAGAGGGAGCAGGTCTAGTTTGTTACTGTTACATGAGGACATCGACATGAGAGGGCTATTTTATGGGGTACATTTGTTCTGAGACAATATACAGGAGGTGTTAAATGGCTCGCATCACATTGCATTTTCTTGGCACGAACCGGTTCATAGTGTGATGAAGATGTTTATAAtttcagtatttttttttctaacgacaaaataaaaataaaaaacttttaaaaaaaaaaacttagtgcACTTCTGGAATAGCGCCAATGCTCTCCACCCATTTGGCGTGTGGCGTTTTGGTACCACGGTTAGGCCTTATGGCACGGAAAGTTGGGCCCTATGGCCCCGGAACCAGAGCCAAATGAGTGAACTTATATCACTTCGCGCACGAGTCATGAACTTATATATagcacaaataaaaaaaaaacagatggtTTCTTTTGCTCAGCAGCTATCAATACCGACTGTAATGCCCGCTCTGCTGTCATGTCACTGGATAGATTAGTTCTGATACCATAATGGAATTCAATCTAAAGTTCAACAAGTAATTCATATGAAATGCAGATTTCAGATCCTATTCCGTGGAGAAACAGGAGCAAATGAACTGCACTTAGACATCAAGTACAGACCGAGCTTTGCTTCCCTCTATGGTGAAAGACAAGCAAGAGGAGACGTACAGGTTGCAGCCACGTGGCAAAGAGTGGTTTGGCAACCATCTTGATACACTAAAAGCGCTGGCATGTTGTAAGACGGGATCCCTCCAATACCAAGAGTTGTAAGACGGGACAAATTTACGAGATCAAGCAATTAGCTCTTGTTTAACGGTTGG is from Phoenix dactylifera cultivar Barhee BC4 chromosome 6, palm_55x_up_171113_PBpolish2nd_filt_p, whole genome shotgun sequence and encodes:
- the LOC103707522 gene encoding amino acid transporter AVT6A-like, which translates into the protein MTVLPLARDGRKPRRPSRAPLLPKLGGGHEGADAAGEGGFDGASFSGAVFNLSTTVVGAGIMALPAAVKVLGLVPGLAMIVLGALLTEASIDMILRAGRPPSGPRATSYAAVVGDAFGSAGRALLQTCVVVNNLGMLIVYMIIIGDVLSGTSPSDGGDHHTGVLEGWFGRHWWTARSFVLLATTLLVFAPLISFKRVDSLRYTSALSVALALVFVVVTAGIAVVKLMDGSAGLPRLLPEILNQASFWKLFTTVPILVTAYICQYSVHPIENELKDPSQMKSITRATMCLCSTVYVATSLFGFMLFGEETMDDVLANFDADLGFPTYGALLSGIVRVSYVLHLMLVFPIIFYSLRLNLDGLLFPLAIPLTYDGQRFAAITVGLMGAVFCGANFVPSIWDAFQFTGATAAVAIGFIFPAAVALRDVYEVMTRKDKVLACFMILLAVSSSTIAISSDIYGIFTNESGS